Proteins encoded in a region of the Salinicoccus sp. RF5 genome:
- a CDS encoding Bax inhibitor-1 family protein, producing the protein MTDRHNYRLVWLYFLYYWVIFGIGTYFGQYLPEEWRPTASMVLFGLLMLSLFVRGFNHSGPIISHLYAFLVGLVSFGLFESFIADFGADIFYRIVLLGIIVFVFFGLIGYFFLRDITHWGKYLFVALLILIFASLLNFFINLPYMTLVITIVGLVLYILFTMYDFNRMKNKKFRPREMGFNLFINLLIIIKRLLRLYQYVNNRR; encoded by the coding sequence ATGACGGACCGTCATAACTATAGATTGGTATGGCTTTATTTTCTTTATTATTGGGTGATTTTCGGCATAGGGACATACTTCGGCCAGTATCTGCCGGAGGAATGGCGTCCGACTGCTTCGATGGTGCTGTTCGGCCTGCTGATGCTTTCACTTTTCGTCAGGGGGTTCAACCATAGCGGCCCAATCATAAGCCATCTCTATGCCTTTCTGGTCGGCCTGGTGTCATTCGGCCTGTTCGAGTCATTCATAGCGGATTTCGGGGCGGATATATTCTACCGTATAGTACTCCTTGGAATCATCGTATTCGTCTTCTTCGGACTCATCGGCTACTTCTTCCTGAGGGACATCACCCATTGGGGGAAGTACCTGTTCGTTGCATTGCTCATACTCATATTCGCTTCCCTGCTCAACTTCTTCATCAACTTGCCGTATATGACACTGGTGATTACGATAGTGGGTCTCGTGCTCTACATCCTCTTTACGATGTATGACTTCAACCGTATGAAGAACAAGAAATTCAGGCCGAGGGAAATGGGCTTCAACCTCTTCATCAACCTCCTGATCATCATCAAGAGGCTGCTCAGGCTCTACCAGTACGTTAACAATAGGCGATGA
- the queF gene encoding preQ(1) synthase — protein sequence MSEENTQDLSLLGNQNVKYDFDYNPDVLETFDNKYPGRDYFVKFNCPEFTTLCPITGQPDFATLYISYIPDVKMVESKALKLYLFSYRNHGGFHESSVNMIMDDLVNLMDPKYIEIWGKFTPRGGISIDPYCNYGRPGTKYEEMADYRMMNHDMYPEKVDNR from the coding sequence ATGAGTGAAGAAAATACACAGGACCTGAGTCTTCTCGGGAACCAGAACGTAAAATATGATTTTGACTACAATCCGGATGTCCTTGAGACATTCGACAACAAATATCCGGGACGGGACTACTTCGTCAAATTCAACTGCCCGGAGTTCACGACCTTATGTCCGATAACCGGACAGCCTGATTTTGCAACGCTGTATATCAGCTATATCCCGGATGTCAAAATGGTTGAAAGCAAAGCGTTGAAGCTCTACCTCTTCAGTTACAGGAACCACGGCGGATTCCATGAAAGCAGCGTCAATATGATCATGGATGACCTGGTCAATCTGATGGATCCGAAATATATTGAAATATGGGGGAAATTCACCCCGCGTGGCGGCATCTCCATCGATCCCTACTGCAACTATGGCCGCCCGGGGACCAAGTATGAAGAAATGGCGGACTACCGTATGATGAACCATGACATGTATCCTGAAAAAGTGGATAATAGATGA
- a CDS encoding YebC/PmpR family DNA-binding transcriptional regulator has translation MGRKWNNIKEKKAQKDKDTSRVNAKFGREIYVAAKKGEPNPESNQALKAVLDRAKTYSVPKHIIDKAIDKAKGSDDEAFDELRYEGFGPEGTMIIVDALTNNVNRTASDVRAAFGKNGGNMGVSGAVSYMFDAKSVFVFTGFGPEDTMMELMEKDVDVEDVTEENGFTVVYGTPQAFHEIKEALDEMGVEDYEVAEQTMIAQNEVSLEEETQEQFEKLIEALDDLEDVSNIYHNVNLGE, from the coding sequence ATGGGACGCAAATGGAATAATATCAAAGAGAAGAAAGCACAGAAGGATAAGGATACGAGCCGGGTCAATGCGAAATTCGGGCGGGAGATCTATGTCGCTGCCAAGAAGGGGGAACCGAACCCTGAGAGCAACCAGGCATTGAAGGCTGTACTGGATCGGGCAAAGACCTATTCCGTGCCGAAGCACATCATAGACAAGGCCATCGACAAGGCGAAGGGCAGTGACGATGAAGCGTTCGATGAGCTGCGTTATGAAGGCTTCGGTCCTGAAGGCACGATGATCATCGTGGATGCACTGACGAATAATGTGAACCGTACCGCTTCAGATGTGCGTGCGGCTTTCGGCAAGAACGGCGGCAACATGGGTGTCAGCGGAGCGGTAAGCTATATGTTCGATGCGAAATCTGTATTTGTGTTCACTGGCTTCGGTCCGGAGGACACGATGATGGAGCTGATGGAGAAGGATGTCGATGTGGAAGATGTGACGGAGGAGAACGGCTTCACGGTCGTCTATGGTACGCCACAGGCCTTCCATGAAATCAAGGAAGCACTCGATGAGATGGGTGTGGAAGATTATGAAGTCGCCGAACAGACGATGATTGCCCAGAATGAGGTATCATTGGAAGAGGAGACCCAGGAGCAGTTTGAAAAGCTGATCGAGGCATTGGATGACCTCGAAGATGTTTCAAACATCTACCACAACGTCAACCTGGGTGAATAA
- a CDS encoding DsbA family oxidoreductase, protein MEIEIWSDIGCPFCYIGKHNFEAGLEQFSGKDEVDVIHKSFRLDPSAPMAPDASMAELLAKKYGKSLEEAKEMNRQVSGAAEAAGLEFNLDAVIPSNTMDAHRLIKMAEGEGKDGEALEHLYHAYFTEGSNVADAEVLLDIAETLGMDRGTVEQKLASNDYKEAVISDQNEATRLGAQGVPFFVINRKYGVSGAQPPEAFLEAVNKAYEEEQPLVDMSGDAGASCGKDGCE, encoded by the coding sequence ATGGAAATTGAAATCTGGTCTGATATCGGATGTCCGTTCTGCTATATAGGAAAGCATAATTTTGAAGCGGGACTTGAGCAGTTCAGCGGGAAAGATGAGGTGGACGTCATCCATAAAAGCTTCCGCCTCGACCCTTCGGCACCGATGGCACCCGACGCAAGCATGGCTGAACTGCTGGCCAAAAAGTACGGAAAGAGCCTTGAAGAGGCAAAAGAGATGAACAGGCAGGTCAGCGGGGCAGCAGAAGCCGCCGGACTCGAATTCAATCTGGATGCGGTCATCCCCTCCAATACGATGGACGCCCACCGCCTGATCAAGATGGCGGAAGGTGAAGGGAAGGACGGCGAAGCACTTGAGCATCTGTATCATGCATACTTCACAGAGGGCAGCAATGTCGCTGATGCAGAAGTGCTCCTAGACATTGCCGAGACCCTCGGCATGGACCGTGGGACGGTGGAGCAGAAGCTCGCCTCGAATGACTATAAGGAAGCAGTCATCTCAGATCAGAATGAAGCCACACGGCTGGGTGCCCAGGGCGTACCGTTCTTTGTCATAAACCGGAAGTATGGTGTGTCCGGTGCACAGCCTCCAGAGGCTTTTCTTGAAGCGGTCAACAAGGCGTATGAGGAAGAGCAGCCGCTCGTCGACATGAGTGGGGACGCAGGGGCATCCTGCGGCAAGGACGGTTGCGAGTAG
- a CDS encoding potassium channel family protein — protein sequence MAHAFLGILVVLLLLQLGAFARKKGELSKTHKLSLDWPLYLYIFTVLLSIMFIFAIIYYVISLNTPILINGTSGEEVVNYTFLQILYYSGVTLLSIGYGDFTPIGPTRFLSIFQAFLGIVIPTVIFIKEITKDRT from the coding sequence ATGGCTCACGCTTTCCTTGGCATACTTGTCGTTCTTTTATTGCTCCAGCTTGGTGCGTTCGCCAGAAAGAAGGGGGAACTCTCGAAAACGCATAAACTGTCACTGGATTGGCCCCTGTATTTATACATATTCACGGTCCTGCTGTCCATCATGTTCATCTTCGCAATCATCTACTATGTCATTTCCTTGAACACACCCATCCTGATCAATGGGACGAGCGGGGAAGAAGTCGTAAACTATACTTTCCTTCAGATACTCTACTACAGTGGGGTAACATTGTTATCTATAGGATACGGGGATTTCACACCCATCGGTCCAACGCGTTTCCTCTCCATCTTCCAGGCCTTTCTGGGAATCGTCATCCCCACCGTCATATTCATCAAAGAAATTACAAAAGACCGCACGTAG
- a CDS encoding MFS transporter, with product MNKFLYLIIVICFLDLFVQLPIITPFAISLGADEYTAGIIVAIYSLFNMVGNVFGGFFSDKFGRRNMLLLGMGLQVVILLTYTIVPTVGLLILIRVVHGFSSGLLTPAAFSLVADISKRKAIGRSMALTGVSIGTAAVLGPALGGIISSQTSYQMVYLVMSGIFVFGILLIFITVKESTTEQSREIHYATNYGQIITRPSLIVAYISAFTLMVSNGSLAFGLPLKVAAVGLSDQTTGAMLSVFGIVAILVFATPVNRIYSKYSPVALVSTGIFIVGAAMIFLHFVPTVSLIYTTMVIYGIGFSFIFPSMNKIIGQNTEMHERGKANGIFYSFFSLGSVAGSYLSGIFATYFETPFLFIGLMLIMLLAAIYAAHEKSGFKQTF from the coding sequence ATGAATAAATTTTTGTACCTAATCATAGTCATCTGTTTTCTGGATCTGTTCGTCCAGCTGCCGATCATCACTCCGTTCGCTATTTCACTCGGTGCGGATGAGTATACGGCAGGCATCATAGTAGCAATTTATTCCCTTTTCAACATGGTGGGAAACGTTTTTGGAGGTTTTTTTTCCGATAAGTTCGGACGCAGGAATATGCTTCTCCTCGGCATGGGTCTGCAGGTGGTCATACTGCTTACGTACACGATAGTGCCCACTGTCGGGCTGCTGATCCTCATCCGTGTAGTGCACGGATTCTCAAGCGGCCTGCTGACGCCTGCTGCATTCAGCCTGGTGGCAGATATATCGAAAAGGAAAGCCATCGGCAGATCGATGGCCCTGACGGGCGTCTCGATCGGCACGGCAGCCGTACTTGGGCCTGCACTCGGCGGCATCATTTCGAGCCAGACGAGCTATCAGATGGTGTATCTCGTCATGTCGGGAATATTCGTATTCGGAATCCTGCTGATCTTCATTACAGTGAAGGAGAGTACGACGGAGCAGAGCCGGGAAATCCATTATGCGACGAACTATGGACAGATCATCACCCGCCCCTCTCTGATCGTCGCCTATATCTCCGCTTTCACGCTGATGGTCTCAAACGGTTCCCTTGCATTCGGTCTTCCATTGAAAGTGGCAGCAGTCGGATTGTCTGACCAGACGACAGGAGCCATGCTGAGTGTCTTTGGCATCGTGGCCATCCTGGTCTTTGCCACGCCGGTCAACCGGATATACTCGAAGTACAGTCCGGTCGCCCTCGTCTCCACAGGAATATTCATCGTGGGGGCAGCAATGATCTTTCTGCATTTCGTGCCGACCGTGTCCCTCATCTATACTACGATGGTCATATATGGCATCGGATTCAGCTTCATCTTCCCATCGATGAACAAGATCATCGGACAGAATACGGAGATGCATGAGCGGGGGAAGGCAAATGGAATATTCTATTCATTCTTTTCCCTTGGGTCTGTGGCGGGATCCTACCTTTCCGGTATATTCGCCACATATTTCGAGACCCCCTTCCTGTTCATCGGATTGATGCTCATCATGCTGCTTGCTGCAATCTATGCTGCACATGAAAAGAGTGGATTCAAACAGACATTTTAG
- a CDS encoding CHAP domain-containing protein — translation MKKVITALTATAAITTYGLSDDAEASSYKVQSGDTLWKIANQNSVSVSQLKSWNNLSSDMIYVNQTIKTSSSSSSSSSSSSSSSSSSASTSSSSSTGGTYTVKSGDTLSKIARAHGMNYRTLMNINNISSHLIYPGQKLSVSGSSSSSSSSSSESTSSSSSSASSSSTTQNVSAPAPTSVSYGTNHYYWGDCTWYVFERRQQLGKPVGNNWGNAYDWDNRARSAGYRVNNSPSVGAIMQANAWTNYAWGLGHVAVVERINSNGSILVSEMNFGSGKGVKTFRTISASQVSGHNFIH, via the coding sequence ATGAAAAAAGTCATTACTGCTTTGACAGCAACAGCAGCCATCACTACATACGGACTTTCAGACGATGCGGAAGCTTCTTCCTACAAAGTTCAAAGTGGCGACACACTTTGGAAGATTGCAAACCAGAACAGCGTATCCGTATCCCAGCTCAAGTCCTGGAACAACCTTTCTTCTGATATGATCTACGTAAATCAGACGATCAAGACCAGCTCAAGCAGCAGCTCTTCAAGCTCCAGCAGTTCTTCAAGTTCTTCAAGCTCTGCAAGCACCAGCAGCTCTAGCTCTACAGGTGGTACATATACAGTTAAATCCGGCGACACTCTCAGCAAGATTGCGAGAGCGCACGGCATGAACTACAGGACATTGATGAACATAAACAACATTTCTTCCCATCTCATATACCCAGGACAGAAACTGTCCGTAAGCGGCAGCAGCTCAAGCAGCAGCTCTTCAAGTTCTGAAAGCACTAGCAGCTCTTCAAGTTCTGCGAGCAGCAGCTCTACAACACAGAACGTTTCAGCACCGGCACCAACAAGCGTTTCATACGGCACCAACCACTACTACTGGGGCGACTGCACATGGTATGTTTTCGAACGCCGCCAGCAGCTCGGCAAACCGGTTGGCAACAATTGGGGCAACGCATACGACTGGGATAACAGAGCAAGAAGCGCAGGCTACAGAGTCAACAACTCTCCATCCGTCGGTGCAATCATGCAGGCGAATGCATGGACCAACTACGCTTGGGGCCTTGGCCACGTAGCAGTTGTTGAAAGAATCAACTCCAATGGCTCCATCCTCGTTTCCGAAATGAACTTCGGCAGCGGCAAAGGTGTCAAAACCTTCAGGACCATCAGTGCTTCCCAAGTTTCTGGACATAACTTCATCCACTAA
- a CDS encoding dicarboxylate/amino acid:cation symporter, with protein MKLLLKLIAGIVVGIGVGALYYGVDASGGMESVLAFLVRLLLTLESILGSFIFFMIPLIILFFIANGISKIGAGSGKVVGATLGTAYISTLGAGILAYLVAMMVMPRITDGGSVPEEGAGLEPFFEFEIAPLMDILTALVLAFAFGIVITITRSELMQKWFEEGKNIVEFLIEKVVIPILPFYIAGVFAGMASQGTVFDTLAVFGVVLLVAILLHWVWITVQYTIAGVLLGKNPFKMIKTMMPAYFTALGTMSSAATIPVTLRQTKENGIRNRIADFVIPLCANIHLAGSTITIVSCSIAVMSVLPDYELPGFFTMLGTIMLLGVVMIAAPGVPGGAIMAASGVLMTNLGFTEAAVAFMIALYMAQDSFGTAANITGDGAVSSIIDAYERKLNG; from the coding sequence GTGAAACTGTTACTTAAGCTGATCGCCGGCATCGTCGTTGGTATCGGGGTCGGTGCACTGTATTATGGTGTGGATGCATCAGGGGGAATGGAATCGGTACTGGCTTTCCTGGTCAGGCTGCTGCTTACTCTGGAATCTATTCTGGGAAGCTTCATATTCTTCATGATCCCATTGATCATCCTTTTCTTCATTGCCAACGGAATTTCCAAGATCGGCGCAGGATCCGGCAAAGTCGTCGGTGCAACATTGGGCACAGCATACATATCGACGCTCGGTGCCGGCATCCTGGCATATCTGGTCGCAATGATGGTCATGCCGCGCATCACTGATGGGGGAAGTGTCCCCGAGGAAGGTGCAGGACTCGAGCCGTTCTTCGAGTTTGAAATTGCACCGCTCATGGACATCCTCACAGCGCTCGTTCTGGCATTCGCTTTTGGAATCGTCATTACAATCACGCGTTCTGAGCTTATGCAGAAATGGTTCGAAGAAGGAAAGAACATTGTCGAATTCCTGATAGAAAAGGTCGTCATTCCAATACTTCCCTTCTATATTGCAGGTGTATTCGCAGGGATGGCATCGCAGGGAACGGTATTTGATACGCTCGCCGTATTCGGTGTCGTACTTCTTGTGGCGATACTGCTCCACTGGGTCTGGATCACCGTCCAGTATACGATAGCAGGCGTATTGCTCGGAAAAAATCCATTCAAGATGATAAAGACGATGATGCCCGCCTACTTTACAGCGCTGGGTACGATGAGCAGTGCTGCCACGATACCAGTTACATTGAGGCAGACGAAGGAGAATGGAATACGCAACAGGATTGCAGACTTCGTCATCCCGCTTTGTGCCAATATCCACCTCGCAGGAAGCACCATTACGATCGTCAGCTGTTCGATTGCAGTCATGTCTGTTCTGCCGGACTATGAACTTCCAGGCTTCTTCACGATGCTGGGGACGATCATGCTGCTTGGCGTCGTAATGATTGCGGCTCCAGGTGTGCCGGGTGGTGCAATCATGGCAGCAAGTGGTGTGCTCATGACGAATCTGGGCTTCACTGAAGCGGCCGTGGCATTCATGATCGCGCTCTATATGGCTCAGGACAGCTTCGGTACTGCAGCAAACATCACGGGGGATGGTGCAGTCAGCAGCATCATCGATGCATATGAACGAAAATTGAATGGATGA
- a CDS encoding SDR family NAD(P)-dependent oxidoreductase — protein MDFGYEGKVAVITGSSKGIGRKTAEQMVKLGAKVMLVARGEAGLKEAKEEISRFGEVDYVVADVKEDAAASQIIEQTVEKFGRLDVLINNAGGSFAKPFEEVSVSDWEQDLDLKLMAAVRISNAALPHLKKQGGAILNLTAVLGKTPPASSLPTSVSRAAGMAMTKAMSKDLGKYGIRVNTVCIGLIRSEQIEEKWKNEAPDLTWEEYSRLDKHDIPLGRIGDTEEAANVITFLCSDLASYVSGDAVNIDGGAGHAL, from the coding sequence ATGGATTTTGGATATGAGGGAAAGGTAGCGGTCATCACGGGCAGCAGCAAGGGCATCGGACGCAAGACAGCCGAGCAGATGGTGAAGCTTGGGGCGAAAGTCATGCTCGTCGCAAGAGGTGAAGCGGGGCTTAAAGAGGCCAAGGAGGAGATTTCCAGGTTCGGGGAGGTCGACTATGTTGTTGCTGATGTGAAGGAAGATGCAGCAGCATCGCAGATTATCGAACAGACGGTTGAAAAGTTCGGCCGGCTGGATGTGCTCATCAATAATGCCGGCGGCTCCTTCGCAAAACCATTCGAGGAAGTGTCTGTTTCGGATTGGGAACAGGATCTCGATCTCAAACTGATGGCTGCGGTCAGGATATCGAATGCCGCACTGCCGCATCTGAAAAAACAGGGTGGAGCGATACTCAACCTCACTGCGGTCCTCGGCAAGACGCCGCCTGCCTCCTCACTGCCGACGTCGGTATCCCGTGCGGCAGGCATGGCGATGACGAAGGCGATGAGCAAGGATCTCGGGAAGTACGGCATCCGGGTGAATACGGTATGCATCGGGCTCATCAGAAGCGAGCAGATAGAAGAAAAATGGAAAAACGAGGCGCCTGACCTTACATGGGAGGAATATTCCAGGCTCGATAAACATGATATTCCGCTCGGCAGGATCGGGGATACGGAAGAAGCGGCCAATGTCATCACATTCCTCTGTTCCGACCTTGCTTCATATGTCAGCGGGGACGCTGTTAATATAGATGGCGGCGCCGGCCATGCACTCTGA
- a CDS encoding GntR family transcriptional regulator, with the protein MINLDLKSRVPIYEQLVDKVKQLIIQGVIKPDEKLPSVRSLAQELTINPNTIQKAYRELEREGYIYSLPGKGSFVGRVEGHENERKIESLTRNFEQVTSELLYLGASKRQLIKLIEQLEEERRKEDESRD; encoded by the coding sequence GTGATCAACTTGGATCTTAAAAGCCGTGTGCCCATATACGAACAGCTTGTCGACAAAGTAAAGCAGCTCATCATACAGGGCGTCATAAAGCCGGATGAGAAGCTTCCTTCAGTCAGAAGTCTCGCACAGGAATTGACGATCAACCCGAACACGATTCAGAAGGCCTACCGTGAACTGGAGAGGGAAGGTTACATCTACTCCCTGCCTGGCAAAGGAAGCTTCGTCGGTCGTGTGGAAGGACATGAAAACGAAAGGAAGATCGAGTCGCTCACCCGCAATTTTGAACAGGTGACCAGTGAACTGCTCTATCTTGGCGCATCCAAGAGGCAGCTCATCAAGCTGATTGAACAATTGGAAGAGGAAAGGAGAAAAGAAGATGAATCTCGAGACTAG
- a CDS encoding GNAT family N-acetyltransferase yields MSIREAVYEDLERVMEIKEKVVPLMIGAGNTQWSEEYPDMNRFRKDVEAGSLYVYEEGGILDGFVVVDDDHPEAYDEIEWEVVRAESRAMHRMAVDPSRQGRGIARKMMEEVEDRLEAEGCRAIHTDTSLENERMQKQFEKNGYIFRGRLHLDDNADDWYVAYEKVLG; encoded by the coding sequence ATGAGTATCAGAGAAGCGGTATATGAAGATCTGGAGAGGGTAATGGAAATAAAGGAGAAGGTGGTTCCCCTGATGATTGGTGCGGGCAACACCCAATGGAGTGAGGAATATCCTGATATGAACAGGTTCAGGAAAGATGTGGAAGCCGGGTCGCTTTATGTATATGAAGAAGGCGGCATCCTGGATGGCTTTGTCGTTGTAGACGATGACCACCCCGAGGCATATGACGAAATAGAATGGGAAGTTGTTCGTGCAGAAAGCAGGGCGATGCATCGGATGGCAGTGGATCCTTCAAGGCAAGGACGGGGCATCGCCCGTAAAATGATGGAGGAAGTTGAAGACCGTCTTGAAGCGGAGGGCTGTAGGGCCATCCATACGGACACGTCCCTTGAAAATGAAAGGATGCAGAAGCAGTTCGAAAAGAACGGCTACATATTCAGGGGCAGGCTGCATCTCGATGACAACGCGGATGACTGGTATGTCGCCTACGAAAAGGTGCTCGGCTGA